The proteins below come from a single Thermotoga sp. KOL6 genomic window:
- a CDS encoding cupin domain-containing protein, which yields MEVKIEKPTSEKLRELGVENWPIWEKEVSEFDWYYDTNETCYILEGKVEVTTEDGKKYVIGEGDLVTFPKGLRCRWKVLEPVRKHYNLF from the coding sequence ATGGAGGTCAAGATAGAGAAGCCGACTTCAGAGAAGCTCAGGGAGCTCGGAGTGGAAAACTGGCCTATATGGGAGAAAGAAGTCAGCGAATTCGATTGGTATTATGACACCAATGAAACGTGTTACATTCTCGAAGGAAAGGTGGAAGTGACAACAGAGGATGGCAAGAAGTATGTAATAGGAGAAGGTGATCTCGTCACTTTTCCGAAAGGATTGAGATGTAGGTGGAAGGTTCTAGAACCGGTGAGGAAACATTACAATCTTTTTTGA
- a CDS encoding DUF916 domain-containing protein, with protein sequence MGMRRISLIILLLAGVFLLGQGVSVRMDPIVVSKTVSPGTSFNYEIFLENDNEFNPVTFKAFVMDVVETADGAYDVRQPGSTNYSIARWVKVEPDIITVPPKTTKSVLVTVNIPRGVSGGLYGAVVFEIQPPQEQTQRPAEEGAYGEVEFRYRMASFLEVVLSGTRHRVEAFPAYFKVERSDDIPSIRMQIGDGALVFTLGVLNKSNVHIVTKGTLTIKTKDGRTIARMPLGGGRGVILPEATVGMRTITRRYFPPGEYIARAVVDYGGRRPIVAETPFTITEEKIETEEEKTESAPVMLSIEPADVEIKAIPGSFRSEIVKVSNLGNETLSVNGKVLPLKYDLYGELLPEEDRGKAPEWISLRPSSFTLRPGQSRNVRLSVKIPKDFTGAYYADVLFRTTKGLQTEAGANLLIFAGKEENITKSASASVSYEIKENGIYVDIVFENTGNYHLNPQIAFGLNKIIPQQVTDEGLIIPEKTEVLIQENISSTNPVLPGTKRIFSVFIPMILEKGKYELLVRCDYGSNPILIKEPFQIEGGNGE encoded by the coding sequence ATGGGGATGAGAAGGATAAGTTTGATAATTTTGCTTTTAGCAGGAGTTTTTTTACTTGGTCAGGGTGTATCTGTGAGGATGGACCCAATTGTCGTTAGTAAAACGGTAAGTCCGGGCACGAGCTTCAATTACGAAATTTTTCTGGAGAACGATAATGAATTCAATCCAGTAACTTTCAAGGCTTTCGTTATGGACGTTGTAGAGACAGCTGATGGGGCCTACGATGTGAGACAGCCAGGAAGTACAAATTATTCGATCGCTCGATGGGTGAAAGTAGAGCCAGACATCATTACCGTGCCTCCAAAGACAACGAAATCAGTTTTGGTCACTGTGAATATTCCGCGTGGGGTATCCGGGGGACTTTACGGTGCCGTTGTTTTCGAAATCCAACCTCCACAAGAGCAAACGCAAAGACCTGCAGAAGAGGGAGCTTACGGTGAGGTTGAGTTTAGATACAGGATGGCGAGCTTTTTGGAAGTTGTTCTTTCAGGAACAAGACACAGAGTAGAGGCCTTCCCTGCGTATTTCAAAGTGGAGAGATCGGACGATATACCTTCGATAAGAATGCAAATAGGAGACGGTGCGCTCGTTTTTACTCTCGGTGTGCTCAACAAAAGCAACGTTCATATCGTTACCAAGGGAACTCTCACCATAAAAACAAAGGATGGAAGAACTATCGCCAGGATGCCTTTAGGGGGAGGAAGGGGAGTGATTCTACCCGAAGCAACCGTTGGGATGCGTACCATAACGAGAAGGTACTTTCCTCCTGGAGAATACATAGCAAGGGCTGTTGTGGACTACGGAGGAAGAAGACCGATAGTGGCGGAAACTCCTTTCACAATCACCGAAGAGAAGATAGAAACAGAAGAAGAGAAAACCGAGTCCGCTCCTGTCATGTTGAGCATAGAACCAGCAGATGTCGAGATCAAAGCAATCCCAGGTTCTTTCAGATCAGAAATAGTGAAAGTATCAAATTTAGGTAATGAGACGTTGAGTGTGAACGGAAAGGTATTACCTCTCAAATATGATCTCTACGGTGAATTATTGCCGGAAGAGGATAGAGGAAAAGCTCCCGAGTGGATCAGTCTCAGACCCTCTTCGTTCACTTTAAGACCTGGTCAATCGAGAAACGTACGTCTCTCTGTGAAAATTCCCAAGGATTTCACAGGAGCGTATTACGCGGACGTTCTTTTCCGAACAACGAAAGGACTCCAAACCGAGGCAGGTGCAAATTTATTGATATTCGCTGGGAAAGAGGAAAACATCACCAAGAGTGCTAGCGCGAGCGTATCTTACGAGATAAAGGAAAACGGAATTTACGTGGACATTGTCTTTGAAAACACCGGTAACTACCATCTCAACCCTCAAATTGCGTTTGGTTTGAACAAGATCATTCCTCAACAAGTAACAGATGAGGGTCTCATCATTCCAGAAAAGACGGAAGTGCTGATTCAGGAAAATATATCTTCTACAAATCCTGTTTTGCCAGGAACTAAAAGAATTTTCAGTGTGTTCATACCCATGATTCTCGAAAAAGGAAAGTATGAACTGCTCGTAAGGTGTGACTACGGTTCCAACCCGATACTGATCAAGGAACCTTTCCAAATAGAAGGGGGGAATGGGGAATGA
- a CDS encoding type II secretion system protein GspD: protein MRKAFLIFTIVFTILALAQEEPLVTNIFQDTYILDALADISAQTGVPIIADTTVTGFVTMELNEVPLEQALRMILMPGGYVFKKMDGFYLVGSPDPTNPAFRYLAETKTYKLKYVTTVDVEDLLPPIYKNYVKFNEKNNTVSITAPEEIIRRFEEDLKKIDVPTPQVKISVIVTEVSKGYSNELGLSNLNYSFSANQQFNENWSTVLGLVTGLLDVQTDVFGQLLARLKLLEEDQKAKITADPWIVVKSGESASLFLGERQVVLLETEGGGSRIESIDVGVRVDIQPRVMDSNEIELTFSPRVSHFAGEKLGTFTVKQNELSTTLLLKNGQTVVISGATIEDTSQTSSGIPILNKIPLIRYLFGGTTKKDSEKELYIFIKAEIQGSE, encoded by the coding sequence ATGAGAAAAGCATTCCTTATATTCACAATCGTGTTTACAATTTTAGCACTTGCTCAAGAAGAACCGCTCGTGACGAATATATTCCAAGACACTTACATCTTAGACGCTTTGGCGGATATATCTGCCCAAACAGGTGTTCCCATAATAGCCGATACCACGGTGACGGGTTTTGTTACCATGGAATTGAATGAAGTTCCGCTTGAGCAAGCTTTGAGAATGATCCTCATGCCAGGTGGTTACGTCTTCAAAAAAATGGACGGTTTCTATCTTGTAGGATCTCCTGATCCTACGAATCCTGCGTTCAGATACCTTGCGGAAACGAAAACGTACAAATTGAAGTATGTCACAACTGTGGATGTTGAGGATCTTCTTCCTCCCATCTACAAGAATTACGTGAAATTCAATGAGAAGAACAACACTGTGTCTATTACCGCACCAGAAGAAATTATCAGAAGATTCGAGGAAGATTTGAAAAAAATAGACGTTCCAACTCCTCAGGTAAAAATCAGTGTGATAGTAACGGAAGTTTCGAAAGGTTACTCCAACGAACTGGGCCTCAGCAATTTGAACTATTCGTTCTCTGCCAACCAGCAATTCAACGAAAACTGGTCTACCGTGTTGGGGCTTGTAACCGGGTTACTGGATGTTCAAACGGATGTGTTCGGACAACTCCTCGCGCGGCTTAAGCTTCTTGAAGAAGACCAGAAAGCGAAGATCACTGCGGACCCTTGGATAGTTGTAAAAAGTGGTGAAAGTGCTTCTCTGTTTCTCGGTGAAAGACAAGTGGTCCTTTTAGAAACAGAGGGTGGAGGAAGCAGGATAGAGTCTATAGATGTTGGTGTAAGAGTGGACATACAACCTCGAGTAATGGATTCAAACGAGATCGAGCTGACGTTTTCTCCACGTGTGAGTCATTTTGCTGGTGAAAAGTTGGGAACGTTCACAGTAAAACAAAACGAGCTCTCCACCACTTTGCTCTTAAAAAATGGCCAGACGGTCGTGATATCTGGTGCAACAATAGAAGATACCTCACAAACTAGCTCGGGTATCCCCATTTTGAACAAAATACCACTGATTCGATACCTTTTTGGAGGAACAACTAAGAAAGATTCAGAAAAAGAACTTTACATATTCATAAAAGCAGAGATTCAGGGAAGTGAATGA
- a CDS encoding BTAD domain-containing putative transcriptional regulator — translation MKILIKTFGGTKVIKGNEFINAKDWPSQKAFSLFRYLIFRRNEEISVEELYDLFWEGMEETFARSNLNTTLYLIRRTTGISTEELYIRGSLCVFRPSERVTIDADMFEEYYRSFQSIPSVMEGEKLLKKMYEIYTGPFLIEDAFAEWVQEAREMYETWYSNVLKSLFELYLSKENYEDAFEVIKTYLNREPYDEEVYYKAIEAFAKSGQISRAKKLYDRLSKRLREIGIKPRFVFKDLLVKTRQTPGNPLVNGNRALIVDNNFFEKILFLETRKRGEGFVVLELKFRGSINEAMKELVQKVAPLFRKGDIITFTNDSIRVLAHCAKQRRPVLESRLKNVLGEMGIEKDQYTIG, via the coding sequence GTGAAGATTCTCATAAAGACATTTGGGGGAACAAAAGTCATCAAAGGAAACGAATTCATCAATGCTAAAGATTGGCCATCGCAAAAAGCTTTTTCTTTGTTCAGATACTTAATTTTCAGAAGAAACGAAGAAATTTCTGTTGAAGAGTTGTACGACTTGTTTTGGGAAGGAATGGAAGAAACATTCGCCAGATCTAACTTGAACACCACGCTATATCTCATTCGAAGGACAACAGGAATATCAACCGAAGAGCTTTACATAAGAGGGAGTTTGTGTGTTTTTCGTCCTAGCGAGCGAGTGACGATTGATGCCGATATGTTCGAAGAATATTATAGATCTTTTCAAAGCATCCCTTCTGTTATGGAAGGTGAGAAACTTTTGAAGAAGATGTACGAAATTTACACAGGCCCCTTTTTGATCGAGGATGCATTCGCTGAATGGGTTCAAGAAGCAAGAGAAATGTACGAAACTTGGTACTCAAACGTTCTAAAAAGTCTTTTCGAGCTCTACCTTTCAAAAGAAAATTACGAAGATGCTTTCGAGGTTATCAAAACCTATTTGAATAGAGAACCATACGATGAAGAGGTGTACTACAAAGCAATCGAAGCGTTTGCAAAGAGCGGCCAAATTTCCAGAGCTAAGAAATTATACGATAGACTTTCAAAGAGACTGAGAGAGATAGGCATAAAACCCAGGTTTGTATTCAAAGATCTCCTAGTCAAAACCAGACAGACTCCTGGAAATCCTTTGGTGAACGGAAACAGAGCATTGATAGTTGATAACAACTTTTTCGAGAAGATCCTTTTTCTTGAGACTAGGAAAAGAGGAGAAGGTTTTGTGGTATTGGAGCTGAAGTTCAGAGGAAGTATCAATGAAGCAATGAAAGAACTGGTGCAAAAAGTGGCGCCGCTGTTTCGAAAGGGAGACATAATAACCTTTACAAATGACTCGATTCGTGTTTTAGCACACTGTGCGAAACAGCGGCGCCCAGTCTTGGAAAGTCGCTTAAAAAATGTATTGGGAGAAATGGGGATAGAGAAGGATCAATATACGATCGGCTAA
- a CDS encoding ABC transporter substrate-binding protein — protein MRKFLVFVMILFVIIAAAKVKIQFWHAMGGWRIELLQSMAEDFMKTHPNIEVEVQYTGSYRDTLNKLIAAVKGGTPPHVVQIYEIGTQFMIDSGIAVPIEELIENDPSFDIGKFLPQVLDYYRVNGKLYSMPFNSSNPILYYNKTLFKEAGLDPDKPPRTFKELIEYCRKLTVKDENGNIVRAGITWPLHSWFFEQFVALQNAPLVDNNNGRSGRATRAVFNHEAALRFLKLWDTLTKEGLMINTTKEDWTGARQLFISQKVAMLISSTSDVKLMMDSAKENGFELGTAFLPRPEGVELGGTPIGGGSLWIIGGHPEEEIKAAWEFVKWMAEPEQQIRWHLGTGYFPVRKDAVEMLLYRGYYAEYPHHLTAMLQLLLSVQTPNTRGAIIGPFPEIRDIIETAIERMINGEITPEKALEWAEKEATKAIQEYNELYE, from the coding sequence ATGAGGAAATTTCTCGTCTTCGTGATGATACTATTCGTAATTATCGCTGCAGCAAAGGTCAAGATCCAGTTCTGGCATGCTATGGGTGGATGGAGGATCGAACTTCTTCAAAGCATGGCAGAAGATTTTATGAAGACACATCCTAATATCGAGGTAGAAGTTCAGTACACAGGAAGCTATAGAGATACTTTGAACAAACTGATAGCGGCAGTGAAGGGTGGAACTCCTCCACACGTTGTTCAAATTTACGAAATAGGAACTCAGTTCATGATCGACAGTGGAATAGCCGTTCCCATTGAAGAACTCATTGAAAACGATCCTTCCTTCGATATTGGAAAATTCCTCCCACAAGTTCTCGATTATTACAGAGTGAATGGGAAGCTCTATTCTATGCCTTTCAATTCATCGAATCCAATCCTTTACTACAACAAGACGCTCTTCAAAGAGGCGGGTCTCGATCCAGATAAGCCACCGAGAACGTTCAAAGAACTTATAGAGTATTGTCGAAAACTCACTGTCAAAGACGAAAACGGGAATATAGTTCGAGCAGGTATAACTTGGCCTCTTCATAGCTGGTTCTTTGAGCAATTTGTTGCTTTACAGAACGCACCACTCGTTGACAACAACAACGGAAGATCTGGTAGAGCAACAAGGGCTGTTTTCAATCACGAAGCTGCCCTAAGATTCTTGAAATTGTGGGATACTCTTACCAAGGAAGGACTCATGATCAACACCACAAAAGAAGACTGGACTGGAGCTAGACAACTTTTCATTTCTCAAAAGGTTGCTATGTTGATAAGCTCTACATCTGATGTGAAGCTAATGATGGATTCAGCAAAAGAGAATGGTTTTGAACTAGGAACAGCGTTCCTTCCAAGACCTGAAGGTGTAGAACTTGGCGGAACACCAATCGGTGGTGGCAGTTTGTGGATAATTGGTGGTCATCCTGAAGAAGAAATCAAGGCCGCATGGGAATTCGTGAAGTGGATGGCGGAACCTGAACAGCAAATTCGCTGGCATCTTGGGACGGGTTACTTCCCCGTAAGGAAAGACGCTGTGGAAATGCTTCTGTATCGTGGTTATTATGCTGAATACCCGCACCATCTTACGGCGATGCTACAACTGCTCCTATCTGTGCAAACTCCGAACACGAGAGGAGCCATCATAGGACCATTCCCGGAAATAAGAGATATTATAGAAACTGCCATAGAAAGGATGATAAACGGAGAAATAACACCCGAGAAAGCTCTTGAATGGGCTGAAAAAGAGGCAACAAAGGCAATACAGGAATACAACGAACTCTACGAGTGA
- a CDS encoding carbohydrate ABC transporter permease: protein MKKLLPYLLLLPTFLIISLFIYWPAAYSLRLSFYRITPLGNRMVFVGIKNFQRLFQNPEYINSIRVTVIYVSSSLIATIFLAFFIALLLNMSLPGNKVFRALIFTPYAISPAIAGVLWSFLLNPVVGHVNYILSKLFGLQIEWLTTKPYALIAVIVATVWKTLPFDIIFYLAGLQDIPQELLEASMVEGANSWIRTWKIVFPLLSPITFYLIIMNLVSFMFSSFAIIDVTTKGGPGNSTTTMIYRLYLDAFAFQKTGPAAAQSVILFIIMAVVTIFYFKFGERRVHYQ, encoded by the coding sequence TTGAAAAAGCTGCTGCCTTATTTACTCCTTTTACCTACTTTCCTCATCATATCTCTTTTCATCTATTGGCCTGCTGCTTATTCCTTGAGGTTGAGTTTTTACAGGATCACACCTCTTGGAAACAGAATGGTGTTTGTTGGTATTAAGAATTTTCAAAGATTGTTTCAAAACCCTGAATACATCAATTCTATAAGGGTCACAGTTATCTATGTTTCTTCCTCTTTGATCGCGACCATCTTTCTTGCTTTCTTCATAGCTCTTCTTTTGAACATGAGCTTGCCGGGAAATAAAGTGTTTAGGGCTTTGATATTTACTCCTTATGCCATCTCTCCTGCAATAGCGGGTGTTCTTTGGTCTTTCCTGTTGAATCCCGTTGTGGGTCACGTAAATTATATCCTTTCCAAACTTTTTGGATTACAAATAGAATGGCTCACCACAAAACCTTACGCACTGATAGCGGTTATCGTTGCGACTGTCTGGAAAACTCTTCCTTTCGACATCATTTTTTATCTTGCAGGACTTCAAGATATTCCCCAAGAACTCTTGGAAGCTTCTATGGTAGAGGGAGCAAACTCTTGGATCAGAACCTGGAAAATAGTATTCCCACTGCTTTCACCGATTACTTTTTACCTTATAATCATGAATCTTGTAAGTTTTATGTTCTCCTCTTTTGCCATCATCGACGTAACAACGAAAGGTGGACCCGGGAATTCTACAACCACAATGATATACAGACTATATTTGGATGCGTTCGCCTTTCAGAAAACAGGACCAGCGGCTGCTCAGAGTGTTATTCTTTTCATTATAATGGCCGTCGTGACAATCTTTTACTTCAAATTCGGTGAGAGAAGAGTCCATTACCAATAA
- a CDS encoding carbohydrate ABC transporter permease, producing MKRKRSLVIFYEAILILVTIVMALPLFLAITISLQKPEVVFSYPPKFFPTSFYWKNYVEAFKYVPLARLLLNSLIVATLITLGKLATGTLAGFAFSHFNFKGKRVMFAALFATLFLPAETVMILPLFLIMKSFGWVNTYWALTVPFMASATNTFLMRQHFLTIPKELQDAALIDGASYLQFFWKILIPLSRHMLAGASIINFVYAWNMYLWPLIVTMEDKMKTVQVGVKMLMQSESANNWGVIMAGTVVALAPTVIMFLALQNLFVRSLVRSGMKG from the coding sequence ATGAAAAGAAAAAGAAGTCTTGTGATTTTCTACGAGGCGATACTCATACTGGTAACGATTGTTATGGCTTTACCCCTCTTTTTGGCTATAACGATCAGCTTACAAAAACCTGAGGTGGTTTTTTCATACCCTCCAAAATTCTTTCCTACAAGTTTTTACTGGAAAAACTATGTTGAGGCATTCAAATATGTACCACTTGCAAGGTTGCTCTTGAACAGTTTGATAGTTGCAACCCTTATAACACTGGGAAAACTCGCGACTGGAACGCTTGCAGGATTCGCTTTTTCACACTTCAATTTTAAAGGTAAAAGAGTCATGTTTGCAGCCTTGTTCGCGACTTTATTCTTACCAGCCGAAACCGTAATGATACTTCCCCTTTTCTTGATCATGAAATCTTTTGGATGGGTTAACACCTATTGGGCCTTAACGGTTCCTTTCATGGCAAGTGCAACCAACACTTTCCTCATGAGGCAACACTTTCTCACGATACCAAAGGAACTTCAGGATGCTGCGTTAATAGATGGTGCGAGCTACCTTCAGTTTTTCTGGAAGATACTCATACCACTTTCGAGACACATGTTGGCAGGAGCTTCCATCATAAACTTTGTGTACGCTTGGAACATGTATCTGTGGCCATTGATAGTGACTATGGAGGATAAGATGAAAACCGTCCAAGTTGGTGTAAAAATGCTTATGCAGTCAGAATCGGCAAACAATTGGGGAGTGATAATGGCCGGTACGGTAGTCGCGTTGGCACCAACTGTTATTATGTTTCTCGCCCTGCAAAATTTGTTTGTCAGAAGTCTTGTCCGAAGCGGAATGAAAGGCTGA
- the fliD gene encoding flagellar filament capping protein FliD translates to MDLSKIASTINMRYYSQLGGFQVGGAVSGLDTQSIINAILEAESQPLQSLTEKYEKYELMQKAYEELKTKLGEFRDLVYSFKLQSTIVQKTATSSNENLLSATPSPTAVTGIYHIRIVQAATYTTLLGSNEIVPPPDSTKTFGELDYMHIPQEGTVRIYNNETGSYNDVQILSTDTIDDIVNKLNNALSSLGIVGNASYDASTGKLSVTSDKNFSIVDISGNFTKVFHLDESVVNYDGSTYSLTSTASVSSLSTSKTLTQIASYTSKTIINGIVKINNVEISVDQNDTLSSLIEKINNSSAGVIASYDYHMNKLIITADTSGPQAITLEDTDGTGVFSLLGIETHSLYVGQKAHLQISTDGTNWVDVYSDTNDVVYNGVTFHVSGMSSETVTVDVKVDTDAIVEKIREFVDKWNEIMDYLNEKLTEEPVTDKSEEEMSEEEKMKGVLKGDDFLEGVFRRLRSFITYKVSGDINYLWELGISTGEIGTGYENMMKGRLEVDEEKLREIIEKDPEKVWEFFGGDNGFATQLDDYLWELIKFNGGIDQIAGISGRIEREQRFLATQIADWIERLSRREQELWRKFSAMEDVIAQLQSQGSWIAQALQGNNKQ, encoded by the coding sequence ATGGATCTGAGCAAAATAGCGAGCACCATAAATATGAGATATTACTCCCAGCTCGGAGGATTTCAAGTCGGGGGGGCCGTTAGTGGGCTCGATACTCAGTCCATCATAAACGCCATCTTAGAGGCGGAAAGTCAACCTCTTCAAAGCCTTACCGAGAAATACGAGAAATACGAACTCATGCAAAAAGCGTATGAAGAATTGAAGACGAAACTTGGAGAATTCAGGGATCTAGTATACAGTTTCAAGCTTCAAAGTACAATTGTTCAGAAAACGGCAACTTCTTCGAACGAAAACCTTTTATCTGCAACTCCTTCCCCCACAGCCGTTACAGGAATTTACCATATAAGGATCGTGCAAGCAGCGACTTACACCACTCTTTTAGGATCGAACGAGATCGTCCCTCCACCGGATTCCACAAAAACGTTTGGAGAACTCGACTATATGCACATTCCACAGGAAGGGACGGTGAGGATATATAACAACGAGACGGGAAGTTACAACGATGTACAGATTCTTTCAACTGATACAATAGATGATATCGTGAACAAATTGAACAACGCTCTCTCTTCCTTAGGAATAGTGGGGAACGCAAGCTACGACGCAAGTACAGGAAAACTAAGCGTCACATCGGATAAAAATTTCTCGATTGTAGATATCTCCGGTAATTTCACAAAGGTATTCCATCTTGATGAATCTGTTGTGAACTACGATGGAAGCACTTACTCTCTGACTAGTACTGCTTCCGTGAGCTCTCTTTCAACTTCGAAAACACTCACCCAAATTGCTAGCTACACGTCGAAAACTATTATAAATGGAATAGTAAAAATAAACAACGTAGAAATCAGTGTAGATCAGAACGATACACTTTCTTCTTTAATCGAGAAGATAAACAACAGCAGTGCAGGAGTGATTGCAAGTTACGACTACCACATGAACAAATTGATTATAACGGCAGACACTTCGGGTCCCCAAGCGATTACGTTGGAAGATACCGACGGAACGGGTGTCTTTTCTCTCTTAGGGATAGAGACTCATAGTCTCTATGTAGGACAGAAGGCTCACCTTCAGATAAGCACCGATGGTACAAATTGGGTAGATGTCTACTCCGATACGAACGATGTGGTATACAACGGTGTGACTTTTCATGTTTCGGGGATGTCTTCAGAAACTGTGACAGTGGACGTCAAAGTAGATACCGATGCTATCGTTGAGAAGATAAGAGAGTTTGTGGATAAATGGAACGAAATAATGGATTATTTGAACGAAAAATTGACAGAAGAACCCGTTACTGACAAATCGGAAGAGGAGATGTCAGAGGAAGAAAAAATGAAAGGTGTTTTGAAAGGAGACGATTTTCTCGAAGGAGTTTTCAGAAGACTAAGAAGCTTCATCACCTACAAGGTCAGTGGAGATATAAATTACCTATGGGAGCTCGGTATATCAACGGGGGAAATAGGAACGGGTTATGAAAATATGATGAAAGGCAGATTGGAAGTAGACGAAGAAAAATTGAGAGAAATCATCGAGAAAGACCCAGAAAAGGTTTGGGAATTCTTTGGAGGAGATAACGGATTCGCCACACAGCTCGACGATTATTTATGGGAATTGATAAAATTTAACGGTGGAATAGATCAAATTGCTGGAATTAGTGGGAGAATCGAAAGAGAACAGAGATTTCTTGCCACCCAGATAGCTGACTGGATTGAACGGCTTTCCCGTAGAGAACAGGAACTTTGGAGAAAGTTCTCGGCGATGGAGGATGTAATAGCACAACTTCAATCCCAGGGCAGTTGGATCGCCCAGGCTCTTCAAGGAAACAACAAACAATAA
- a CDS encoding flagellar protein FlaG — MKIDPMDGRGNMVFHGEITRREIHVNDEKTPVVAMKKQQEEDVQKAIEEFSKKMERLRKIFRGEAEFKYDKEINMVIVKIRDTETGELIRQIPPEVMVKLAKSINELLGILMDERV; from the coding sequence ATGAAAATTGATCCCATGGATGGGAGAGGAAACATGGTATTTCATGGAGAAATAACAAGAAGGGAGATACACGTAAACGATGAAAAAACACCTGTTGTTGCTATGAAAAAGCAGCAAGAAGAAGATGTTCAAAAAGCGATCGAAGAGTTTTCTAAAAAGATGGAAAGATTGAGGAAGATATTCAGAGGAGAGGCAGAATTCAAATACGACAAAGAGATAAATATGGTGATCGTGAAGATACGGGATACTGAAACAGGAGAACTCATTCGACAGATCCCTCCAGAAGTGATGGTGAAGCTTGCAAAGAGTATAAACGAGCTCCTAGGTATCTTAATGGACGAAAGGGTGTGA